GCGGAATCGCACCGCGATCGGATTACCACCTTGAAAGCGATGCAGCGCGACTGGCTGCGAGGCGAAGAATCGCAGTTCTGCATGAACGTGCGGCTCAACGTGCCGCTGTAGCCGCCCAGGCGAGCGGGAGGCGCGAGTCTCCCGGTAAGGGGAGGTCTTTCTTCCCAGAGGTCGCTATGTAGTGACCGTTGCTCTTCGAGCATGTGGATTCAGAACCAACCGAACGACAATCATCGTCGAGGCAACCGGCGACTTTGATCTTTCGGTAAGAGAGACGCTAACCGCCATGCCGCAATCTAGCCTCATTCCCCGCCAACGATAGACGTTTTTGGCACCGCACCCACAACCGCCCCGCCGACGCTAAAATGTAGGCATGGCCATTAAATCGAGGTGGTATCGCTGGCCCCGCAACGCGCTCTGTTGCATTATGCTTGTCGAAAGCGTGTGGCTGGCCGTGCAGTGGTGGCTGACGAGACGCGAGGAATTGATCTATATGTTCTTCGTCATCGCCGTGCTCGCGGTCGAGCTTTCCATAGAGTGGCACCGCGACAAACAGGCCAAGTAGCTCACCCCGCCCCGGCGGCTGCCGTGGTATGATGGCGGCATGGAAGAGAAACCGTCTGTCAAAGTCGAGCGGCCACGCAAACGCTGGGAGCCGCTGATAAGCTTGAAAGACCTGGCGATGATCGGCGGAGCGATGCTGCTCCTCGGAGCCATTGCCATCGCATGCGTGTTCCTTGCAGTTAACAATTTCAGGGAATAGCCCCTGCCTAATTCCCGCGCACGCCGCTAGGCCCCCGAAACCCGGTTTTCATTTGACAGACTGGCAAATGGAATCACTACCTGCCGCCGTTGCCCGGTTGCCGCGCGCTGGCCGCGGCAGTATAATTCGCGGTTTCGTCGCACGCGATTCTGCCCGCCGGTCCGATGGCGGGAGCGAACATAAACTAAGGAGATTCTCGTGGCAATTCGTGTCGCAATCAATGGTTTCGGCCGCATCGGCCGGCTGGTGTTCCGTAACTTGATGGCCCGGCCCGGCGAGTTCGAAGTCATGGCCATCAACGATCTTACCGATACGGCCGCCCTGGCGAACCTGCTGAAGTACGACAGCATCCATCGCCGCTATCCCGGCACCGTCTCGCACGAAGAAGGGACGCTGATCGTGAGCGGCAAAAAGATCAAGGCGCTCGCCGAACGCGATCCGACCAAGCTCCCCTGGGGCGAGCTGAAGATCGATGTCGCCGTGGAAAGCACCGGCATTTTCACCGGCCGTGCGGGCGGCGGCAAGCCCGGCTACGACACCCACCTGCAGGCCGGTGCCAAACGGGTCGTGCTGAGCGCCCCGGCCAAAGACGGCGCCGACATCACCTGCGTGCTCGGCGTCAACGACGACAAGCTCTCGCCCGCTCACAAATGCATCTCCAACGCAAGCTGCACGACCAACTGCTTGGCGCCGGTGGCCAAGGTGCTGAACGACACCTTCGGCATCGACAAGGGCCTGATGACCACCACGCACGCCTACACCAACGACCAGAACGTACAGGATCTGCCGCACAAAGATCCTTATCGTGCCCGTGCCGCCGCGCTCAACATCATTCCCACCTCGACCGGCGCCGCCAAGGCCGTCGGTCTGGTCATTCCTGAGTTGCAAGGCAAGCTGACGGGCATCTCCATG
This portion of the Pirellulales bacterium genome encodes:
- the gap gene encoding type I glyceraldehyde-3-phosphate dehydrogenase — translated: MAIRVAINGFGRIGRLVFRNLMARPGEFEVMAINDLTDTAALANLLKYDSIHRRYPGTVSHEEGTLIVSGKKIKALAERDPTKLPWGELKIDVAVESTGIFTGRAGGGKPGYDTHLQAGAKRVVLSAPAKDGADITCVLGVNDDKLSPAHKCISNASCTTNCLAPVAKVLNDTFGIDKGLMTTTHAYTNDQNVQDLPHKDPYRARAAALNIIPTSTGAAKAVGLVIPELQGKLTGISMRVPVPTGSVVDLTALMKRDVTAEEVNQAIKRAAEGKMKGILCYTEDPIVSSDIIGDSHSSIFAADWTQVIGGNLLKVISWYDNEWGYSCRTVDLIERVGKLGQ